A segment of the Silvanigrella paludirubra genome:
GAAAAATTTGGATCAAACCATGGAACACAAGAAGAAGCCCGTTTTAAATGGACATTTGGTGACCCATGTAAGCTTTCATTCAAAATTTCAAAGTCTAAAACAAGCAAGGTAACAAATAGCGATATTCAAAATATTGTCTCCGATGAAAATAACCCATGGGGAATGCTTGCTTTAATTATGAGATATCGTGATTGCAAAGACGGATGCGATAATTCAAACAAATTAAAAATGAATTTAATTAACTCAAACGGTGAAAACGCAATTTTATTTAATTTCAATTATAAATTATTTAAAAATAACAGTTTAAATGAACAAATTGCAATTCCAAAATTCCCAGTTTTTGCACCAGAAGTAAAAGACCAATCAAGTCGGGTTTCACAAGATGAAAGTTCAGAGTTACCAGATATTTAAGGAATATATATTTTAGAGTTTGGAGGATTAAACATGAAAGTTTAATTATCAATCAATTTTTTAATTGTTACAGGGAAGTGTAAAACATAAAAGGAGACATAAATGTCAGCATTAAGTATTCAACATAAGTTAAAAAAAGTAAGACCACCTAGAGTTCAAATTACATATGATCTTCATGCAGAAGGCGGCTTAAAACCTAAGGATCTTCCTTTTGTAATTGGCCTTATTTCAAACTTATCTGGTCATAAAAACAAAAAACCTCAAAAAATAAAACAATGTCAATTTTTGACTGTTGAAAAAGAAAACTATAATTCAACTATGCAAAAAATTGCACCAGAAGTTTCATTTACAGTAGAAAATACACTTGAAAAAAATGGCTCAAATTTAGCTGTTAATTTAAAAATGGAAAGCATGGCTGATTTTACTCCTGGTAAAATTGCAGAAAATCATCCTACTCTTTCAAAACTTTTAGAAGTAAGAAAAAAATTAATTGACCTTCAGTCTAAAGTAGACAGCAATGAATCTCTTGAAGTGATTTTGAAAAAGTTAATGGATAATAAAGGAGCTCTAAAAAAATTAGCGGCTGCTCCTGAAAAACCAAATTCACAACCTGAAGAAACTAATTCTAATAATTAAAAGAAGAAAAAGAAGGGATAAACATGAACGCACAAGCAAGATACCAGGAAGTAATGGAAGCTGATTTATCATTTTTAGATATGAAAGATTTTGATATCAGTGAAAAAATTCTTGAAGTAACACACAGCGATATTGATGATCAGCAAAAAGAAAACTTCAAAAAAATGTTGCAAGTATTTGCAGAAGAAGTTGTTCAAGAAAAATTAAATACAAAAAATGATTTTAATAAAATGATCAATGAAAGAATTTCTGAAATTGATGAATTATTAACAGAACAAATTAACAAAATTATTCACCATGCTGAATTTCAAAAATTAGAAGCAAGCTGGCGTGGTCTAGAAATGCTAATCAATAATTTAGAACCAGATGATAAATTAAAAATTCGCGTTCTTGATGCAACAAAAGATGACATTCTTTTAGACCACCGCACCGCTCCTGACTGGGACCAAAGTGGACTTTTTAAATTAGTTTACGAAAGCGAATACGGTACTTTTGGTGGTGAACCATTTGGAATGTTAGTAGGTGATTACTATTGCTCACGTAGTCAAACAGACATTGAATTTTTAAGAGCTGTTTCTTTAGTTGCCTCTGCTGCTCACGTTCCTTTTATTTCAGCTGCAGGTTCTAAACTTTTTGACATGGATTCCTTTACCGATTTAAGCAAACCAAAAAGCTTAGAGCGCATGTTTAATTCTGTAGATTATGCAAACTGGAATACATTCCGTTCTAAAGAAGAATCTAAATATGTTTGTTTAGCTATGCCAAGCGTTATCATGCGTAATGAATATTCTGATGATGGCATTCCTGTTAAAGAATTTAAATTTGTAGAAGATTTAAATGAAAAAGACCACGAAAAATTCTTATGGGGTAATGCTGCATTCTATTTAGCAGACAGAATTGGACAATCCTATCGTCAATTCGGTTGGTTCCAAAATATCCGCGGCGTTGAAAATGGCGGAACCGTTGATGGCCTCCCTATTTACCTATTTACAGATGAAGAAGGGAACAGAGTTCAAAAAAATCCTGTGGAAGTAACAATTACTGACCGTCGTGAAAAAGAATTAGATGACCTTGGTTTCTTAAGCCTTGTTTATAAACGTGGTACAGACCAAGCCGTATTTTTTGGCTCCAAGACAATTCATAAATTGAAGGAGTATGACAATGATCTAGCCAATGCAAATGCATCATTAACTATACAAATGCCATACATAATGGCTATATCTCGCTTTGCTCATTATTTAAAGAGTATTATGCGTGATAAAATTGGAAGTTTTTCAACACCAGAAGGTGTTTCCGCTTATTTAAACAATTGGATTTCCCGTTACGTTATTTTATCTGATACTGCTTCCGACTGGGTAAAAAGCGCATTTCCTCTACGTGAAGCACGTATTGACGTCTCAACCGTTCCTGGCAAGCCTGGTGTTTACAGCGCAGTAATGTACTTAAGGCCACACTTCTATTTAAACGAATTAACAATTTCAATGCGTTTAGTTAGCGAGTTACCAGCAGGTAAATAACTTTTTTTTAAAACAACTCATAATATGATGGAGTATAATTATGACAGATACATTAGTAGCACCAGTTCCAAAGTCACAAACTAAGTTAGCGATTTCTTTCTTTGACTATGATCCTAAAAATGCAGCTCACCCAGAGTTGCCTGCTTACTTATTAATTCAAGAACTCAACGGCGAATTTATGCCAGAGTCTACAATTAATACATCTTTAAAAGAAAGAACATTCAAAAACTATCCAGTAAATGTGGAAATCACTCTTTCTTCTCCAGAAGGAGCAGAAATTGAAGATATTTATGCTCAGCTTGAACAATCTAAGCTAAAATCTGCAAAAATTCTTGAGTACGTAGAAGACCAAGATCGTTCTCCACTTTATGTTAAGCATGGTGCTTACCTAGACATTCACGTTAAACTTGCTCTTCCTGTTCTAGCAGCAGACGGCAAAAAAACTCTAAAAATCATTATCAGCAATGCTACTGGTTATGTTGGAGTTAAATATGCTGCGAAAAACCAAGTTCAAGGCAATCCTGTTATTCTTGATCCACAACTTATTACTTACGAAGATCTTAAAAATATCAAGGTAACACTTGGTTCTTATAAAGATTTTGCTTTAAAAGCTTAATTTAAAGTAATTAAAAAGGAGTTTTATTATGATGCGTTTGGTAGAAGAAAATTATTCATTTAAAGATATTCATTATTCTGTAAAACATAATATAGATTATATATTAAATACACGGAATACATTATCGGTTGATGAATTTTTAACCCTATCAAGGCATCATATAAACTCCTCTAATTTTGGTTTACCAAATATCAATCGCCTCACTTTAGCGAATGAAAGTGATAAAGAAAATTTATGCCTCTGCATTAAAAAGGCTTTAAATTTTTTTGAACCCCGTTTCTTTAATTTAGAAGTAACTTTCCAAAACTATAATAAGTACAAACGTATTGCCCAAATTTGTGCAAGTGGAAAAATAGATTCTGAAAATGCGACTATTAATTTATTTTTACATGTCTCCGTTTGGAAATTCAATTGTGAGTAAAATAACATATGTTTGATAATAATATTGAAAATTTTTTAAAACCAATTGATTCTCAAATGCCATGTGGAATCGATCTCAATGTATCCGATAAATTGCGCGAGCTGCGTGATCTTCGCATTGAACTTCAACAGAACGAAACAGAAAATAATAGCGAATGGAATTACAAAAAAAAAGGAGCAACTTATTTAACCTTAATAGAAATGTGTGAAAATATTTTAAAAAGCGTTTCAAAAGACCTTATGGTCTGTAATTATTATATTGAAGCCCTTTTTAAAACATATTCTATTCAAGGTATGTTACATGGATTAAAGGTATATAATGCTCTATGTGACACTTACTGGGAAAATATTTATCCAGAATTGTCTACAGAAGATTACGATCTTCGTGCTATGCCTTTTAAACTCTTGCAAACGGGTCTTTATAAATTATCATCTAGTTACTTATTATGTGAAGATAAAGAAGAAAAAATATTACTTACACATTTTATTGATGAAACAAATTCGACAAAATTAAGCATATTAAAAAATAAAATTGAAAATTATTTATCTAAAATCCCAAAGTCAGAATTGGAAAATAAAGTCAATTTATTTCAAGAAATTTTAGAATGCTTAGAAAAAACAAATGATTATTTAGAACTCATTCCTGTTGACGACATTGACATTTTTTTATGTCATAAATATCTTAAAAAGACTTTAAAATTATATCAAAATTCTTTAGACAAACAGAATGATCTTTTAACTGCAGCGAAAGCAAATTCAGAACAAGTTGTTAGTAATACAAATTTAAATCAAGAAGTAAAACAAACAGATAATGCATTTAATATTATCAATCAAATGACTCCAAAAGAGTCCCATTTTCTTTCTCTTCTAAATTCAGAAACAACGCCAACTTCATATTCTACATTAAGTCAAGAAAACTTATATGAAATTCAAATTAAATCAAGAGAAGACGCTTATAAAATGATCGAAAAATCGATTCAATTTTTATTAAAACAAGATCCTCAATCTCTTATCCCTAATATGATTCAAAAAAACTTAAGCTATAGAAATCTCCCCATTCATAAAGTTTTCCAAGAACTAGAAGAAATTTGTAACGGCAAAAATTCTTTTGTTAGACTTTTTGAAAATGCGGAGAATGGAAATTGATTGAGAGTATAAAAAGATATAGACAAAACAGAGATTCCATAAATTCGGCAAATTTTGATATCAAAATTCACCAAACATCGGAAGGTGAGTCTATTGATAGCATTATTGACGAAATTTATCCTGAAATTATTTTATCAAAGCAAGCCCAAATTTTAAAATCATCTATTCAAATCATGAATAAATATAATAGAGATTTAGATAGATTTGCATTTTTTTTACCTAATAATAAATTAAAAGAAAATATCTGGCTTATTTTACCAGACGAAAATTCTTTTCTTTATGAATTGATCTTTTTTCATGATACCATAAATACTTCTTTAATTATTGAAACTGCAAATATTATCAATAATCATTTTGAAAACTTATTTAATGATGATCATATTTTTTTAACTTTTAAACAAATGATTGAAAAATTAGGAATCGTAAACACTAATGCAATCATTGAAACGAGTCTTTCTTATAATAGCTTAAAAGATGACATTTGGTTTAATCAATTTATTGATGAACTCTCAGAAAATTTTGAAAAATTAGAAAATTTCATTTCAAAATACTCTCCTCCAGTGAAGGCGAATCAAGAAAATTTAATTAACGTTAATAGCAATAGCAAAGAAGCAAATACTCAGGCTTCAAAGATAATTGAAGAAATTAAAAATGAATATTCGGCAAATGTCGTCAGGGGTCTTAGAGAAGGATTAACCGCAGAGATAGGTTCACGAAAAGAAAAACTTTATACTGCAATAAAAGAATTAGACTCTAGCATTAGAGAATATTCAAAAGAATTTCAAAGCGAAAAACAAAAATACAATTCCATAAAAAAAGGAACTCAAAATGTTAGTAAAATGCATAGCAATCGGTTACAACTTGCGGCATTAAAAGTTAAAATAATGCATAAAAACTTACAAAACATTGTTGGAGAAAATACTCTCAATAAAATTCATAAATACAGTTTATCTAATGAAAATAAAAAACTTAAAGGCATTTCAAAAATTAAAACAAATTTAAAAAAAGCTGCTTTTAAAGATTTAAATGGAATTAATAATACGAATAAAATTTTAAAAAATATACGTAAAAACGGACCTCCAAAAACTTTTACAATTTCAATTAGCTCTATTTCTGCAAATTTAACATCCTTAAAATATTTAAAATTTTTAGATAAAGTCTTCCTTATTACAAATCTTGCCGATCGAATAGACAATGTAGACTCAGCTTATAAAATTAGCAAAAGAGCGGGTGAAGAAAAATTATTTGAAGAAACTTGTGGTTTTGGGGCATATTGGGTTGGAGGAACCTTGGGAGGAAAAATGGGAGCTATAACAGGAGCTGCTATTGGAGCTAAATTAGGATTTTTATTAGGCCCACCAGGAATAATTATTGGCTTTTTTGCTGGAGGTATTATTGGGAGTGTTGCCTTTAGTATATTAGCTGACTATGAGGCAAAAAAAAGGTGCTCATATATTTATAATTATGTAAATCCTGACAAAAATAATTCCTTAAAAATATTGGAGCCATTATATGTTGAAATCAAATGAATTAATTATTTTATTTCATTGTTTTGGCTATTCAATTTTAATAATAACACTATCACTAATTGCTTTTAAAGTTATAAAAGACATAGAAAAAAGATACAACACAAAATTAGGAAATTTATTTTATATAAAAAGCTCTTTATTTTTTGGAGCTAAATATTTAGATGTAGGAGATTATATAACATATTTATATTTAGTAAAAATTGGACTTTTAAAGTTTAAAGAACCAAAGTATTTAATCCCTCTACTTTACAGATTAAGCTATGAAATCAAACATGAATCAAAATTTAATATTTTTACATGTGTATTATTTTCAATAACACTTAGATCTTTAATCATAGTAGCATTTTTTACTGGATTTAAAACTGGTCTTTTTCAGGAATTATACATTGATTTCACAAATTCACTAAATCCATTTATATTTTTAATAATCAAAATATCTTTAATTTTATTATTAATTCATTTAATTGTTACTCCAATAATTAAATTTAAAGTTATTAAAAACTTAGAATTAAATTATCAAATTATTATTAATAAAATACCCACAAGAACAAGCATGATATGTCTAGATATTAGCAAATATATTATACATAAGTTTTTTGAGGAAAATAAAATTTTTAAAAGAAATTTTTATTTAGATGACCTTATTTTATCCAAAACATCTTATTCAACTAAAAATGAAACTAAATTCAATATATATATATGTGCAATACACTGTTATAGTTTTATAATATTTTTATTATTAATCTCTTTATCTGTTATATTTTTATTTATTTGTTTTATATTTTTTATGGATAATAAGTAAAAATATACAACTTTTGCAAAAAAAGATTTATATTTATAATACTTTATTACATCTGGAACCTTTATATGTTATCATCAATTGACATAGTAGTTTTGTTTTATTTTCTACTTTCTTCATTTATAATTTGTATTTTTTCAGTTATCCTAATCCGAATAAAAGTGATAAAAGATATTGAAGAAAGATACTTTACTAAATTAAGTAATCCATTATTTAGTAATTCTTCTTTTGCCAAATGCTTTGATGTCGCTGATTATATATTTTATTTATATTTAGTAGAGTTAAATATAAGAAAGTTCAGATATCCGGTAATAATTATTCCATTGCTATATAAATTAAAATATGATCTAAGAGATGAATCTAAATTAAATATTTTTATTTGTATTATATATTACTTCTCAAATAAAATTACGATTTTTTTATTTATTTTATTTGGATTTACTACTGGAGGTATCCAAGAAATGTATGTATTATTCACTAGCTCACTAGATTACACTAATAAATACATATTTAATACTTCTATCGGATTTTTATTAGTTTATTTAATATTAACAATTATTATCAAATTTAAAATATTTAAAGAAATTGAAAATAAATATAATGTTAAAATAGAAAATAATTTTAATTTTCTTTTTTTTAAATATTTTGATGTTTCAAACTACATCAAAGACCTTTTTTTATTTGAAAAAAAAATATTCAAGATTAAAATGAGTAATTATATAATTAAACCTAAGCTTTCTGAATTTCCATACTCAGTAAAAACAGAAAGTAAGTTTAACATATATTTCCATTATTCATTCATATAGCGGAAAATTATTTGCAATTTTTTTATTAATATTTATTATAGGATTAACATTTGATTTTGTTTTAGTTTTTGGTGATAAATAACTCACAAGATATATTTTCTATTTCTACTTGTAAATAAAAAACTATATAAAAAAAATAATTGAGTTTTAAATTACCATTTTAAAATTAAAATTATTTAGTTAAAATATGAAACCAAATTAGATTTTTAATAATAATTAAAGCAATAAGAAATAAACTAATTATTATAAATATTTACTTACTAATTTATTCATTAAAAATGATTGGAACCATTATATGTCATTGTCAATTGATATCGTATTATGCTTTTACTTTCTTTTTGCTTCCTTTATAATTTTTATTATTTCATTTTTCTTAATTCAATTAAAAGTAATTAAAAATATTGAAAAAAGATACAATACTAAATTAGATTACCCGTTATTTATAAAATCATCTTTATCCAAAAGCTCTAATGTTGCAGATTATATATTATATTTATATTTAATAAAATTAAATATTTTAAAATATAAAGAACCAGTAATAATTAAACCATTATTACACCATTTAAATTATGATTTAAAGGATGAAACGAAAATAAATATAATAATATGTCTTATATTTTACATTTCAACAAAGACTTTGATATTATTATTTATTTCTATTGGATTACTCACAGGAGTTTTCCAAGAAATGTACGTATTATTTACCAGCTCAATGGAATATACAAATAAATGCTTATTTAATACTTCTATGGGATTTTTATTAGTTTATTTATTATTAACACCTTTTATAAAATTTAAAATACTTAAATCAATTGAAACAAAATATAATGTTAAAATAGAAAATAATCTTAATTTTCTTCTTTTTAAATATTTCGATGTTTCAAACTACATAAAAGACCTTTTTTTATATGAAAAAAAAATATTCAAGATCAAAATGAGTAATTACTTAATAAAACCAAAACTTTCTGAATTTCCATATACAATTAAATCAGAAAGTAATATAAACATATTTATTTCTATTATTCATGCATATAGCTTAAAATTATTTATAATACTTTCATTTATATTTATTATAGGATTAACATTTGATTTCGTTTTAGTTTTTGGTGATAAATAACTCACAAGATATATTTTCTATTTTTTGTTTTAAATAAAAAGTTAATTGATTTTTAAATTACCATTTTAAAATTATTTAGCTAAAATTTGAAACCAAATTAGATTTTTAATCATAAAAAAATTTTAATCATGAAAGTAAAAACAAATAAGCTAATTATTATAAATATTTACTTACTAATTTATTCATTAAAAATATTGGAACCTTTATATGTTAACATCAACTGAATTCAAAGTAAATTTGTATTGTATAGGCTTTATACTACCTTTACTTATAATTTCATTATTTTTAATTAGATTTAAAATTATAAATAATATTGAAAAAAGATACAATATAAAACTTGGGAAACCTTTATTCATTCCAGCTCAGTTTGCTGCTTTAGCAAAATGTTTTAATGTAGCTGATTATATAACATATTTGTATCTTATAAAAATAGGCCTTTTAAAATTTAGAGAACGTATATATAATAAGCCTCTATTATATGAAATAAATTACACTTTAAAAGATGAATCAAAATTCAATATAATGGTTTGCATACTATTTTCAATTACTCATAGAATTAATATTGCAGCTTTTATTTTTTTAGCTTACATAACAGGTACAATTCAAGAAGCTTATTTATTATTCATTAAATCCCTTTATTTTACAAATTTTATTTTGCTTTATATTTCACTTTCTTTTTTATTAATCTATCTAATAATTACTCCTATAATAAAAATTAAAATTTTAAAAAAATTAGAGTCAGAATATAATATAATAATTAAAAACAGTTTTAATTTTATTTACAACAGATACTTTTATGTTTCAAACCATATTAAAGATCTTTACTTATCTGAAAAAAATATTTTTAAGTTAAAGAAAGGAAATTATATATTAAAATCTGAACTTACAGAAATCCAATATTCAATAAAAAACGAAAGTAAATTCAATATTTACATTTGCATAATACACAGTTACAGCGTTAGATTATTTGCTATATTTATATTTATATTTATATTTGCTATAAGTGTTACTCTTGATATAGCTTATATTTTTGGTGACAAATAACTCACCTTTAGGATTGATTGTATGTCAATATGGATTAAATTAGATATAATTGATTACATAATAGTAATATCTATTATATTATTTTTAATAACATTACCTTTAATGCATTTCAAAGTAATTAAAAATATTGAAGATAAATATAATTCCAAAATTGGAAATTCATTTTATGGTGGATTTAAATATTTAAACATTTCAAATTATGTAATTTTCTTGTTAATTGTTAAAAAAGGTTTCATTAAGCATAGAGAGCCATTAATACAAAAACCATTAATTTTAAAGCCATTAATTTTAAAGCCATTACTATATAAATTAAATTACAAAATTGATAATGAATCTAAATTTAACATTATAATATGCATTTTATTTTCATTATCATCATTTATTTTTTTAATTGGTATCTTAATTAACTCATACCTTATAGGAGATTTAAAAAAAGATTTCATTGAATTTAAGAATTCAATGAATTTAATTAGCTTAATATTTTTATATATTTCAATATTTTTTTTCACAGTTCATTTATCAATAACTCCTATTATAAAATTTAAAATACTTAAAGAAATTGAATTAAAATACAAAGTAATTATTAAAAATAGCCATTCTTTTTTGTATACTAAATATTTTGATGTTTCAAACTATATCAAAGACCTTTTTTATGCAGAAAAAAATATTTTTAAATTAAAAAAAAACAATTATATAATGAAACCAAATCTTTCTGAATTCCCATATTCAATTAAAAATGAGAGTAAATTTAATATTCAAATCTGTTTCATTCATGCTTATAGTTTAAAATTATTTGGAATTTTTATTGCTTTATCTCTAATTGGATTATCTTTGGACTTTATATCACTATTTGGAAATAAATAACAATATTTATTCTTGATTTATAATTAATAAATATTGGAACCACTATATGTTAACGTCAACTAAATTAATTATAAGTTTATATTCCATTAGTTTTATTCTTCCAATCTGCATTATATCATTATTACTAGTTAGATATAAAGTCATAAAAAATATTGAAAAAAGATACCACACTATACTTGATACCCCATTATTTATAAGTGCTTCATTTTCGATCGGAGCTAGAAGTTTTAATGTTTCTGACTATATAACATATTTATTCTTAGTAAAAATAGGATTTTTAAAATTTAAAGAACGAAAATTAATTAAACCAATACTTTATGAAATAAATTACACTTTAAATGATGAATCAAAATTTAATATTATAATTTGCATATTATTTTCAATAACACATAGAATTATTTTTATTATTTTTATTTTTATAGCATATATCACGGGAGTGATTCAGGAAGGATATTTATTATTCACTAAATCCTCAAAAGACACAATTCTACTTATATTTAATATTTCAATAACATTTTTATTAATTCACTTATTTCTAACTCCCATCATTAAGTTCAAGGTTCTTAAAAAAATAGAATTAGAATATAATGTCAGGATAGATAAAAGTTTGAATATTTTTTACAATAAATATTTTGATGTTTCAAATTATATTAAAGATCTTTTTTTAGCCGAAAAAAAGATCTTTAAATTAAAAAATAATTATGTTATGAAACCAAATCTCTCAGATTTTCCGTATTGTATAAAAAATGAAAGTAATTTAAATATATACATTTGCATAATACACGCTTATAGCATTAAATTATTTGCTTTATTTATATTTATATTTGCTATTGGATTTACTCTTGATATAGCATCTGTTTTTGTTGATAAATAACTCACGTGCTTTGTGCCCCATTTGAAGTTGACACATGATTAATTTGAATTTTAATACTGTATTGGGTTCATCATTTCCATCTGTAAAATATTTTCCTTGAGAAATTCTATACAGCAATAAACCTGCCATTTTTTCAATCGGTAAATGATAATATTAAGCAGAGATATCAAACATAAAGATGCCACCGAGGCAAGATTTTAATCCATATATATCATGTATGTTATGTATTTATATTTAATTATTCTTTATTTGCTCAAATCAATCCTTGAAATATTATTTTTTTAAGTGATGGATAAATAATTCTATTATTATTTTTAAATGAATTTCTATTAAAATTTTCCTGCTACTTTTTTACTTAATTTTTCATTCCACAACCTACCCATTAGTAAAGAATGTTCTTCCATAATTTTATCATTTTCATCTTCGCTTGCTTTTTTAACATTTAGCGTAAGAACGGGTTTTTTTAGCCATTGCCCTAATGCTTGATTTAATTATAGTGAAAACATAATTCTATATTTTTTTTAATATTTTCATATATTTGTTGTGCTAAATAAGGATCTAAATTAAACGATCTTTTAATAATACTCATAGCTTTCCTCGTTATATTTTTTTCTTCAGCCTTTTTTAGTTTAAAGAGTTAATGTAATTTTTTACATAAAAAAAACTTTTACCTTCAAATCCATTTAATACTTGTCTGCAGATAAAAAACAAACCAGGCAGTCAACTAATTAATAATAATGATATAAAATAAAAACCCTATAAAATAGGATATTTTAATTGAGACTAAAGGGGTAAAGTTTTTTTATGGTAAATTACGTTTATCGACAAATTAAACAAGCATTTTCAAAGAATCAAGCTCAATTAATAGTAGGAAAAATCGAAAAAGAATTACGTGATGATCCAGAGGCTGGAGATTTAATAGAAGGGACTTATGGCTTGAGAAAGCTTCGAGTTTCTGATGGAAGTAAAGGGAAAAGTGGAGGGTTACGAGTTCTTTATTTGGATATTAAATTGATAGAACGAATTTATATCATCGCTTTTTTTCCAAAAAATGTGAAAGAAAATTTAACAAAATCTGAAAGAAATTTTCTTGCTTAAGTAGTTTTAAATATTAAAAGTGAGGCTGAAAATGAAAAAACAAAAAAGAAAAAATGAATATTTTGATGAAATTTTGTCCGCTCTAAACGAGGCTTTAGAGCATGCAAAAGGAAATAAAAAGCTAAAAATGACAAGTGTAAAAATTCATCCTGTGCAGGATATGACTGCAAAAGAAATAAGTAAATTAAGAGAAAAGCTATCCTTTTCTCAAGCTATTTTTGCAGAGTTTTTAGGAGTATCTAAAAAAACAGTTGAAGCATGGGAATACGGTAAGAGCCATCCCAATGGAGCGGCTTTACGTCTATTAAATTATACTAGTTAAGATCCTCAATATTTTGAAGAAAAAGTAATTAAAAAAAATGAAATAGCATAGCTTTTGTATCAAATTTTTAAGCAGGGTGTATTCCGATAAAAGATGTAATCTTTTTAAGTCGAATGCTACTTGAAAAATCGAATTTGCTTTGGACCCAATTCCGGGCTTGCAATGATGAGTTTAATACAGTATTAAAATTCACATTAATCATGTGTCAACTCAAATGGGGTCCAAAGCATTATATAAATACAAGAGATATCCAGAAAGAGTAATATAAAAGTATAATAATATATATAAACTTATTTCTTCTAGATTTAAATAATAAGTAAAAACTAATCGGTATTACAAAAAGCCACCAAATAAATTCAATACTTGATGAATATTGAAATTCGTT
Coding sequences within it:
- the tssB gene encoding type VI secretion system contractile sheath small subunit, coding for MSALSIQHKLKKVRPPRVQITYDLHAEGGLKPKDLPFVIGLISNLSGHKNKKPQKIKQCQFLTVEKENYNSTMQKIAPEVSFTVENTLEKNGSNLAVNLKMESMADFTPGKIAENHPTLSKLLEVRKKLIDLQSKVDSNESLEVILKKLMDNKGALKKLAAAPEKPNSQPEETNSNN
- the tssC gene encoding type VI secretion system contractile sheath large subunit, which encodes MNAQARYQEVMEADLSFLDMKDFDISEKILEVTHSDIDDQQKENFKKMLQVFAEEVVQEKLNTKNDFNKMINERISEIDELLTEQINKIIHHAEFQKLEASWRGLEMLINNLEPDDKLKIRVLDATKDDILLDHRTAPDWDQSGLFKLVYESEYGTFGGEPFGMLVGDYYCSRSQTDIEFLRAVSLVASAAHVPFISAAGSKLFDMDSFTDLSKPKSLERMFNSVDYANWNTFRSKEESKYVCLAMPSVIMRNEYSDDGIPVKEFKFVEDLNEKDHEKFLWGNAAFYLADRIGQSYRQFGWFQNIRGVENGGTVDGLPIYLFTDEEGNRVQKNPVEVTITDRREKELDDLGFLSLVYKRGTDQAVFFGSKTIHKLKEYDNDLANANASLTIQMPYIMAISRFAHYLKSIMRDKIGSFSTPEGVSAYLNNWISRYVILSDTASDWVKSAFPLREARIDVSTVPGKPGVYSAVMYLRPHFYLNELTISMRLVSELPAGK
- the tssE gene encoding type VI secretion system baseplate subunit TssE, encoding MMRLVEENYSFKDIHYSVKHNIDYILNTRNTLSVDEFLTLSRHHINSSNFGLPNINRLTLANESDKENLCLCIKKALNFFEPRFFNLEVTFQNYNKYKRIAQICASGKIDSENATINLFLHVSVWKFNCE
- a CDS encoding ImpA family type VI secretion system protein, whose translation is MFDNNIENFLKPIDSQMPCGIDLNVSDKLRELRDLRIELQQNETENNSEWNYKKKGATYLTLIEMCENILKSVSKDLMVCNYYIEALFKTYSIQGMLHGLKVYNALCDTYWENIYPELSTEDYDLRAMPFKLLQTGLYKLSSSYLLCEDKEEKILLTHFIDETNSTKLSILKNKIENYLSKIPKSELENKVNLFQEILECLEKTNDYLELIPVDDIDIFLCHKYLKKTLKLYQNSLDKQNDLLTAAKANSEQVVSNTNLNQEVKQTDNAFNIINQMTPKESHFLSLLNSETTPTSYSTLSQENLYEIQIKSREDAYKMIEKSIQFLLKQDPQSLIPNMIQKNLSYRNLPIHKVFQELEEICNGKNSFVRLFENAENGN
- a CDS encoding DUF456 domain-containing protein → MIESIKRYRQNRDSINSANFDIKIHQTSEGESIDSIIDEIYPEIILSKQAQILKSSIQIMNKYNRDLDRFAFFLPNNKLKENIWLILPDENSFLYELIFFHDTINTSLIIETANIINNHFENLFNDDHIFLTFKQMIEKLGIVNTNAIIETSLSYNSLKDDIWFNQFIDELSENFEKLENFISKYSPPVKANQENLINVNSNSKEANTQASKIIEEIKNEYSANVVRGLREGLTAEIGSRKEKLYTAIKELDSSIREYSKEFQSEKQKYNSIKKGTQNVSKMHSNRLQLAALKVKIMHKNLQNIVGENTLNKIHKYSLSNENKKLKGISKIKTNLKKAAFKDLNGINNTNKILKNIRKNGPPKTFTISISSISANLTSLKYLKFLDKVFLITNLADRIDNVDSAYKISKRAGEEKLFEETCGFGAYWVGGTLGGKMGAITGAAIGAKLGFLLGPPGIIIGFFAGGIIGSVAFSILADYEAKKRCSYIYNYVNPDKNNSLKILEPLYVEIK
- a CDS encoding addiction module toxin RelE, whose protein sequence is MVNYVYRQIKQAFSKNQAQLIVGKIEKELRDDPEAGDLIEGTYGLRKLRVSDGSKGKSGGLRVLYLDIKLIERIYIIAFFPKNVKENLTKSERNFLA
- a CDS encoding helix-turn-helix domain-containing protein, which gives rise to MKKQKRKNEYFDEILSALNEALEHAKGNKKLKMTSVKIHPVQDMTAKEISKLREKLSFSQAIFAEFLGVSKKTVEAWEYGKSHPNGAALRLLNYTS